One genomic window of Arachis hypogaea cultivar Tifrunner chromosome 8, arahy.Tifrunner.gnm2.J5K5, whole genome shotgun sequence includes the following:
- the LOC112707434 gene encoding putative pentatricopeptide repeat-containing protein At3g15200 codes for MPYMFWQLRRWELKILFYPTTATLLRTPTTCFVHSLSDPPHWKPPSPPLPIVYLQNLLKFRRDKPAIEVERALDLCGFQLSDKLVFEVLKRHHSDWRPALVFFNWACKVSPEQNGYVPSSVVFNEIVDILGKMKRFEELYQVLNEMSHRQGVMNELVFSTLIRRYVGAHKVEEAVGIFYRRKEFGLEIDSEAFRTLLMWLCRYKHVEDAETLFRSKVNELPPDIESWNVILHGWCILGNTHEAKRLWKDILASKCKPDLFTYATFIKAMTKKGKLGTALRLFHGMWDKGCKPDVVIYNCIVDALCFKKRVPEALEVFKCMSERGVEPNVATYNSLIKHMSKIRRMEKVYELVSDMERRKGNCLPNAVTYSYLLGSLKEPKEIPVILERMERNGCSMNDDVYNLVLRLYMEWDDQDGVRRTWEEMERNGWGLDRRSYTILIHGHLENGRTKDALRYFREMVSKGMEPEPRTEKLLSSMNIQSKERTEKQKG; via the exons ATGCCGTACATGTTCTGGCAACTCCGCCGGTGGGAACTCAAAATCCTATTCTACCCTACCACAGCCACTCTCCTCCGAACTCCAACCACATGCTTCGTGCATTCCCTTTCGGACCCACCCCACTGGaaaccaccatcaccaccactgcCGATCGTTTATCTTCAGAATCTCCTCAAGTTCCGGAGGGACAAGCCCGCCATCGAAGTGGAGCGAGCACTCGACCTATGTGGGTTCCAGCTTAGCGACAAACTCGTCTTCGAAGTGCTTAAACGGCATCATTCCGATTGGAGGCCCGCCCTTGTGTTCTTTAATTGGGCTTGTAAAGTGAGTCCTGAGCAAAATGGGTATGTGCCAAGTTCCGTTGTTTTCAATGAGATTGTGGATATTCTCGGGAAGATGAAGCGGTTTGAGGAGCTCTACCAGGTGCTCAATGAAATGTCCCATAGACAGGGTGTCATGAACGAGTTGGTTTTTTCCACATTGATTCGTAG GTATGTGGGTGCACATAAGGTGGAGGAAGCTGTTGGAATATTCTATAGGAGGAAAGAGTTTGGATTGGAGATTGATTCTGAAGCATTTAGGACCCTCTTGATGTGGTTGTGCAGGTACAAGCATGTAGAAGATGCAGAAACTTTGTTTCGCAGCAAGGTGAATGAGCTTCCACCTGATATAGAGTCCTGGAACGTGATCCTCCATGGTTGGTGCATCTTAGGGAACACACATGAGGCGAAGAGGTTGTGGAAAGACATATTGGCATCTAAGTGCAAGCCCGATCTTTTCACTTATGCAACATTTATCAAGGCAATGACCAAGAAGGGGAAGCTCGGCACTGCACTGAGGTTGTTCCATGGCATGTGGGATAAAGGCTGCAAGCCCGATGTTGTGATATACAACTGCATCGTTGATGCTCTTTGTTTCAAAAAGAGGGTTCCCGAGGCATTGGAAGTTTTCAAGTGCATGAGCGAAAGGGGCGTTGAACCTAATGTGGCTACTTACAACTCCTTGATCAAACACATGTCTAAGATTCGGCGAATGGAGAAGGTATATGAGCTAGTGAGTGATATGGAAAGGAGGAAGGGGAATTGTTTGCCTAATGCTGTTACTTATAGCTACTTGCTGGGTTCCTTGAAGGAGCCGAAGGAAATTCCTGTGATTTTGGAGAGGATGGAGAGAAATGGGTGTAGCATGAATGATGATGTTTACAACTTGGTTTTGAGGTTGTACATGGAATGGGATGACCAGGATGGGGTGAGAAGAACATGGGAAGAGATGGAAAGGAATGGATGGGGACTAGATAGGCGATCTTATACAATCCTGATTCATGGGCACCTCGAAAATGGGAGGACGAAGGATGCCTTGCGCTATTTTAGGGAGATGGTGTCTAAGGGAATGGAGCCTGAGCCCAGAACTGAGAAACTGTTGAGTTCCATGAACATTCAGTCAAAAGAAagaacagaaaaacaaaaaggatgA